The Arctopsyche grandis isolate Sample6627 chromosome 5, ASM5162203v2, whole genome shotgun sequence genome includes a window with the following:
- the LOC143911973 gene encoding kelch-like protein 5, translating into MEPQQPFGAGPDVTDGSPEIPAHFIFITACGTQLFYHLRNKLELNVDEFVVECDYEFSSETVQNIFQYFYTGSINKLEVNKIGDTLKLAELMNLEQITKYCFSYMYSNLDSKNFLSFLQLAEQYSHTPLIEKSKQYVLDNFSEVMNSDAFLNLDADILVEFFVNDDLNVTSEQQVCLALKRWAMYDWNSRSAHFYDIVDHIRLPFLPVDFFADEIYPLCSGTEKCNTMLMNMLLWHHLPERRPNLMSMLTIPRKHTLTLLIVGGDKCDNAREIVVYDPVINAWSILMTLNFQIHSFSALMLEDKLMIFGGYINQNEYTNKVWSICLRTKELIEVSQMLHARSDFATVILDNDIYVIGGETDWGEDKETASEIMNNVEK; encoded by the exons ATGGAGCCACAGCAGCCTTTTGGCGCTGGACCTGATGTGACCGATGGGTCCCCCGAGATCCCAGCACACTTCATCTTCATCACTGCTTGCGGCACACAACTCTTTTACCATCTCAG aaaCAAATTGGAGCTGAACGTTGACGAATTTGTGGTTGAATGTGATTATGAATTTAGCTCAGAAACTgttcaaaatattttccaatatttctaTACAGGCAGTATTA ACAAATTAGAAGTGAACAAGATTGGAGACACCTTGAAGCTTGCAGAATTGATGAATTTGGaacaaatcacaaaatattgttTCTCGTACATGTATAGCAATTTAGATTCGAAAAATTTTCTTTCATTTCTTCAGTTGGCAGAGCAGTACTCTCACACTCCATTGATAGAAAAGTCCAAACAATACGTGTTGGATAATTTTTCAGaa GTTATGAATAGTGATGCATTCCTCAATTTGGATGCTGACATATTGGTTGAATTCTTTGTAAATGATGATTTGAATGTTACATCAGAGCAGCAAGTTTGTCTTGCTCTCAAACGATGGGCCATGTACGATTGGAACAGTCGGTCTGCTCATTTTTACGACATTGTGGACCACATTAGACTGCCATTTTTACCGGTCGAT TTTTTCGCTGATGAAATATATCCATTGTGTTCCGGAACCGAAAAATGCAATACCATGTTGATGAATATGTTATTGTGGCATCATCTACCCGAAAGAAGACCTAATTTAATGTCGATGCTTACAATACCACGAAAACATACACTCACCCTATTAATTGTAGGGGGTGACAAATGTgat AATGCTCGTGAAATTGTAGTATATGATCCAGTCATCAATGCctggtcgatattaatgactttAAACTTTCAAATACACTCATTTTCTGCACTCATGTTGGAAGACAAATTAATGATCTTTGGTggatatataaatcaaaatgaatataccaacaag GTATGGAGCATTTGTCTAAGAACCAAAGAGTTAATTGAAGTGTCACAAATGTTGCATGCGAGGAGTGATTTCGCTACTGTAATTCTCGACAATGATATCTATGTAATTGGGGGGGAGACAGATTGGGGGGAAGACAAAGAGACAGCTAGCGAAATTATGAATAATGTtgaaaagtaa
- the LOC143911877 gene encoding uncharacterized protein LOC143911877 — protein MKKILLLLCCPTFLATLAFGYDWSDTDFNIILQEDYMDGIDYIENYENIYTPTHNRIARDTENAKQTSNKTTSTASPTTSASITTTTPNPSSTTTEKNTNCRTPPRPTQSSNSGNNRFQRTCCGDRDDLKMHGDALKEIRRECFAEIRRNRAAKAADSEPFDMFNCRKVGKSKDDLVCAMECVARKKNLINSAGYISRQNTTIFVKNELVNAEWQKKIIDNILEKCLKDAENHTEYSVSTSSANSSSAANISVTSTNITSISLKNDTDVVNERCNPSTLRFSHCIWREMQLSCPSDMIRETRQCQRLRERLQKKEYPDFEDKNNNQRNGNQNKRNKGNKKSN, from the exons atgaaaaaaatattgcttCTACTATGCTGTCCCACATTTTTGGCGACACTGGCCTTCGGTTACGACTGGTCCGACACCGATTTCA aTATAATTCTTCAAGAAGATTACATGGATGGTATTGActatattgaaaattatgaaaacatTTACACCCCAACACACAACAGGATTGCTAGAGATACCGAAAATGCCAAACAGACTTCCAATAAAACTACTTCTACTGCTTCACCAACAACTTCTGCTTCTATAACAACTACTACTCCTAATCCTTCAAGTACTACTACTGAAAAGAACACAAATTGCAGAAC ACCACCGAGGCCAACCCAGAGCTCAAATTCAGGCAACAACCGATTCCAAAGAACGTGTTGCGGCGACAGGGATGATCTGAAAATGCACGGAGATGCACTCAAGGAAATACGTCGGGAATGTTTCGCTGAAATTCGCAGAAATCGAGCTGCGAAAGCTGCCGATAGCGAACCATTCGACATGTTCAACTGTCGCAAAGTTGGTAAATCCAAAGACGACTTAGTG TGCGCGATGGAGTGCGTGGCCCGCAAAAAAAATTTG ATTAATAGCGCAGGATACATATCCAGACAGAACACGACGATTTTCGTCAAAAACGAATTAGTAAATGCTGAATGGCAGAAGAAAATCATTgataatatattagaaaaatgtCTAAAA GATGCCGAAAACCACACGGAATATTCAGTAAGCACTAGCTCGGCGAATAGTTCGAGCGCAGCGAACATTTCTGTGACATCGACGAATATTACCTCTATATCTCTCAAAAATGACACTGACGTCGTCAACGAACGTTGTAATCCTTCAACATTGAGATTTAGCCATTGCATCTGGAGAGAGATGCAACTATCGTGTCCGTCAGATATGATTAGAGAGACTCGACAGTGCCAAAGGCTGAGAGAGCGTCTTCAGAAAAAGGAATATCCCGATTTCGAGGACAAAAATAACAATCAAAGAAACGGGAatcaaaataaaagaaacaaagGCAATAAGAAATCAAATTAA